Part of the Venturia canescens isolate UGA chromosome 2, ASM1945775v1, whole genome shotgun sequence genome is shown below.
aataattcttacattaatttaaagtgatcatatctttaaggaagttgaggtcgtacagtcattttttttacccaaaagttatgacctgtacctttaaAAAGTTAGatcagtttacagtttggcaatgttgcatacacctTAAAGAAGAATTGGGGAAAAAgcgacgaaaaactggtgaaagctcagtcgagaagacggacggtgacgatcctagcctcgaaaaactgcacgggaaacagattattattaatataatctcagcaaatctcctaataaatctgaaaaaaattgacattattcagcaagccttgttcatgttgcccaaaaaatttcatatttttagcatcatttttaacgaagATATCCCTGAATGTGTCTAAACTTccaattgttattgatttttctcagcaacgacgctcctaaactgtctgaaaatcgaactgattttttttttacacttcactttataaaatgcaatcggtttaaaagcgatgacatcattttcattctaatgcctcaacttccttaattagggagtaaaaatcgatcaaatttagacacccataaaatacgatccttcgggcataaTCTACCTTAATAAGAACTCAATGAAtagaaatgtcaaaaaaactttgaaaagccAACATTCTCGATTTAATTGATCCCAAAATTTCCCACGTGCCTTTAGTGCCGTTTTTTCTGTCATACGAGTATAATAATCCCCAGCTAAAGATGTAGCTCGAGATGCAATCCCAAAAGACCACCCTTAAATCTTAATAACCTTTTTCGGAGTGAGGCTTTTATGAACGACGATACAGATATCTCGTCCGATTCTTTTATGTACATTGCGCAAGTCGAATTGCGATTTTCGTCGAGTTAGCTTGGcacgaaataaaatagaaacagATTGAGAGCCGCTCGAGAGCCGATCTCAGGGTGCAACGTGCCGAATTGTGATTCGTCACACGACAGTCCTtcccgaagaaaaaatactcaTAGCACGATTCGTATACACGAGTACGCATACGTCGTACGTTATTCCAAACCGAGGGCCAGAGTCTCGAGGTGTTCGAGTGTTTAGCACCATCGGAAAACCATGCCGAATTTATTgagactatttttttcttcacttcttCATCTTCTTATATTCCTCCTTGTTTCTCCGCCTCGGTGGTCCAAACTACCACATCTGCTGCCACAAAACTCACGCATTAGGTAGTATCGCACCATTGTTAACTCACAGTGCGTTATAATCGAGCGAGACTAAAGATCGTCTTGATCCACCGTAGAAAAAAGTCTCCACTGACTTATAGGCCTCGTTTAATATTATATTAGAACTTTTCCCCGATGGTGGTGCAAGAAAAACTTGGAGATTCTTCACTGTTAGGAAAATAACAATTTGCTTCATTCAGATGCAAGAATCATGTTCCAGGAGAGAAAAACAGATGCGTAAACGAGTTGCAGTGGCGAAGGATTTTTTTGGGCTTTGTAAAACACTCGAAATGTTGGGGGGATTCCGATcgatttcaattttcgttGGAAGATCGATCCGTTCCGGTTTATCAAAGTTCCGAAATTATAACGCGATTGTAATTAAGCATAAAAAACTGAGAACGGAAGTTTTTTCGTCGGGGAAATGTTCGTTCGAAAACGGTGACGGTTTGTAGGGTTTTACTAACAGGCAGCTCGAGAACCTCGTCACATTTAATGGCTTTCGAatattctttcattttaacattttttcgagaagtgccaaattttaattgttgaaaattcctccaactaaaaaaaacgggaataaaaaacttttttaactCTTGCTAACGAGCGATCCGAATAATAAACTCGAAGCGTTTGTCTTTCGCCGATAATTTTCATGCgccgaaaaaaacgaggataaAACGCCTTCTTCAGCCTACGCGGAATAACAttgaatgaaacaaaaagCAAAGCTAAACACCGAGAGTGTAACGCCCCCCAAAAGTCAGCCAAGTCGGCGAGCATtgagatacaaaaaaaatgtacatttcaacaaatatatTCCACTCGAGTATGTGTGTTGGGTAAAGTCGGAGCAGTAAAGATTGAAAAGTCAAGTGAGATTGACAATGGGGCTGAAGAGCCACGCCTTGACACGCCAATCCTCTGATTTTTCGTGATACAAATACACTGGATGTAGAGCGAGAAAAAGCCACGATTCTGAGAGCACTCGATTCCACGTGTTCGGTAGGACTAAGCCGACGCGTTGGCCATTATGTACGTGTAAGTCAGCCAGAGAGgaggaagagggaaaaaagaaaggaacaaGAAAAAGAGACGGGAACGTGTGTCATTCGGAAAATCTCAACTGGCAAACGAGATGATCGCGAGAGTAGAGGGGAAATCGATTGAGACTCTGCCGTGTATAGAGTAAATTTGACGTTAACTAAATAAACACATTGATGCCGGCGACGTTTGAAGTGGTGTCCCCCCAGGCTTTAACGACGAACGCTTTACTTTCGAGCGAGTAGGACAGAAAAAACGTGCTGCTATTGTGGCATTTATACGGCGGCACCTTTTGCCCGCTCTGCgggatatttttctctttttcttattgCTCTCTTTTacttttccctctctttcaCTACGTGACTCGATCTTTCTAACCTCACTTCATCGCTTCGATTCTTTCCTCGAATATGTACGTGTAGATTTTTCACCATGTAGATTCATAACAGTTCGAGTTTGTGCCAGGATTATTACAAGCACCTTGCTCTCCTTTACCGCGGCGAATCGCACTCAAAAGACACCCCCAGAAACCGCCATTATATACACGAAATGTTCTCGAtgcaaaaaaaagaggaataaCAGAGACTTTTCTCAGTTCCTGAAAGTGTTCGAACATCGACGAGAATGACTCGCTTAAACCGAACGAGATGTGTCGAAAACCATGTGTTCTCctaacaaataacaaaattcgACTCAAAGCTCTCATATTTGAGGAAATCCCTTTGCGATCTCTTTAGCGTTTATGGACTTACAAGCCAGTGACAAATTGTCGTACGACGCACGGCAAAGCGAACGGGAAtagctgatttttttcgatctgtAAGAATAATTCATACTCATTCGTTGATATTCATCTTTTAGAAATGTTATTCTGCCATgctattcaaattcaaaaacgGAGAAATAGGCAAATAAAATTCTGTTTATTCACATCAAGAGAGTAATTTTATTGGTTCAAGTGGCACTAAAAAACATCTCACGAAATCAATGATTCATGTGTCTTATGCTATGTAATCCTAGTGAAATAAAATCGGAACACATTTACAAAAATTCCATCAGCTTATGACAACGATAAGGAGTagccaaagatttttttataaaattttaaatataaatggAATTCCGTAGTGTAAATGATAACTGGGGAAAAAAGAAGCAAACTCAAAAAGCTGCGATTAGTCTTCACTATTAAAATTACAGGGAGCTTACGGGGAATACGTGTATTATTTGATCAGAGTGTGACGACCTCATCCGTCGCGCATACATTCATGAGCGAAAACGCAAAGTATTCAGCCTAAATTTGAACTCAATCGTTCACATTGAGTAAAAACAGCAATAAACATGATTGTGGTTAAATAATGATTAATTCGTGATACTTTAATCACcacgtaaaaacaaaaaaatgatatacgtttcgtaaaactttttcttggtgcgaaatatttggaaaaatcgCAAAAACGAATAGATTTTCTCGCGagtacattaaaatgacagtTCATTTCAAAACGAACGTGAAATAATTGCggtttcaaattattttaaagaatgaatttcattgTAGATCGACGATGCAACTTTGCAAAACAATATTTCAGCATGGCTCACAAAACTTGAAGGGACGATCACATCAGGAACGTACCAGCGAGATGACGAAAAGACACTTGGCAAAAAAGTGTGATGTTGCCCAGGTGAAAAATAACGGTAACAAAAGATTAGTGGATAGAATGCAAAATCGTGAGAAGTTACAAGCCTTGTCTTAACCGTGACTTTTCATGTGTATTCTAAGAGTCGCTCGATTGATAAAAGCCTTTGGGCAAACCGGGCACCTCAGTGCACGTGACAAATGTTGGGCGAGATGAGTGTTAAGTACCATTTCATTTTTGAAGGTTTTCTTACAAATATTACATTTGTgttctttctcaagttcttCGAGATGTTCGCGAGAGTGAGATTCGGCGGCTTCGACGCTTGGAAAATCACGGGAACAAACGCGACAAGAATAAGTCACAGCGTCGTGATTATTCGTGTTCCTACCTTCGCTGcgtcgtgaaattttttctttaatgtcTACAGAGCTCAGTTTTTCCAACGGTTGAGTCATTAGTTTTGATTGAGCCAATTTCAACAcgttcgatggacttttcatCGGTGACATGGATGATTTGACAGAACTTGAAGTTAAACTCGTGTGCATAACTCTGGTGTGAAGTCTGACGTTCCTTTTGGTATCGAACTTCTGAGAACACAAATGACACTTGTGTGGCAGCTCTGGATCGTCGCTGACGTGCAATTTTTCATGCCGGTCACAAAGCACTCGAGTCGAACAGTAAGCGTCGCAAATTGGACAAACAAATCGGTGGTGCTTTTTTTTGTGAAGATAGAGAGACTGAGCAGATTGAAACGACTCGTTGCATATCAAACACAACTTTTCTCTCTTGCGCAATCCAGAATTCTCATCTTTATTCTGCATTCCTGCACTTCCGCTCCATTGATATTCTTTCTTCACTTCGCCAAGATATTGTAATTTCTTTGATTTTGGACATGGCTTCGGCCTGATTTTCTCTATTTGTACGCTTAATTTGTAAACTCTACTCCCTACTTCGGTCATAGTAGGATACAGCGACCCTTCTGCACTGCCGTTTAACTCATGACTTTGCATGACCAATGATCCCATTTTGTCCAAGGAACAATCCGCCTAAAACATTTTGCATTCATTATATTATACTCCTAGAATTTTATCAACTTGTGAAAGAAATCATAATTTTGCATACAACTCCAAAAAAACACACAGTAGAAATTTGAATATGGCAAAACTTTCATATAAGTGTAAATTTTCTTACATTGACCATCTCAAAACTGTCagaagattttttaatttcaatttcaacccTCTTGATAATTGGCTCGTTCAATCATTACCTGTAAACACatgtaatgaaaaaacatttaaaaaatccgGCGAGAATAAATATAAAGTCAAATACCGTGAAATATTATGAATAACATACTTAATGACTAAAGAATTTTACCATCTCTGTGCAATGACCGAACAGTTTTTGACgtaaaatatttgtttgttGAACACTTTTTTAAATCGAGTGATCGAGTTAACCTCACAATTTTCGATTCGACACTTTTATTTAGTTGCTGTCGGCGGTGGTTTTTTCTATAAAGCTTGGTAAAGTCGAAAGCGACTTCGTTGTACGAATATATACACTAACACACGATAGATCGAAGACAGAGAGCCCAACCGATGATAAAAATCCCTGCTTCACCAACAGTTGATTGAATTTGGGAGGATTTTtctattcgaaaatttggatcAATATCATCCTGTAATGGCCGTTTTTTCCGACGCGGTTTAAActtagttcaatttttttcatataatttcgagataggatgaaccgagtttaaccTCAGATTAACcttggagaaaacgggcataaTACTGTCCCTTCAAACCTGTTTTCGGTTATTAGGAAATCGAACTGTTTTGAACACTCCTTAAATAGGTTGTGTATAAGcgcgaaagaaaat
Proteins encoded:
- the LOC122406392 gene encoding zinc finger protein 596-like; translation: MVNADCSLDKMGSLVMQSHELNGSAEGSLYPTMTEVGSRVYKLSVQIEKIRPKPCPKSKKLQYLGEVKKEYQWSGSAGMQNKDENSGLRKREKLCLICNESFQSAQSLYLHKKKHHRFVCPICDAYCSTRVLCDRHEKLHVSDDPELPHKCHLCSQKFDTKRNVRLHTRVMHTSLTSSSVKSSMSPMKSPSNVLKLAQSKLMTQPLEKLSSVDIKEKISRRSEGRNTNNHDAVTYSCRVCSRDFPSVEAAESHSREHLEELEKEHKCNICKKTFKNEMVLNTHLAQHLSRALRCPVCPKAFINRATLRIHMKSHG